The following are encoded in a window of Limibacter armeniacum genomic DNA:
- a CDS encoding ATP-binding protein: MKPFKLKIPSITDNLRIVESFIDQAREELKFDDDIYGNIMIAVTESVNNAIIHGNKNNKDKNVHLSLVMEDDNISFTVEDEGIGFNFLDLPDPTAPENIDKPGGRGIFLIKHLADEVRFTQEGKRVEIIFYLNS; encoded by the coding sequence ATGAAGCCATTTAAGCTTAAAATTCCATCGATTACTGACAACCTTAGAATTGTAGAAAGTTTTATCGATCAAGCAAGGGAAGAATTAAAATTCGATGATGATATCTACGGTAATATCATGATAGCTGTAACTGAATCGGTCAACAATGCTATTATTCATGGCAACAAAAACAATAAGGATAAAAACGTACATTTGTCGTTGGTAATGGAAGATGATAATATCTCTTTTACAGTAGAAGATGAAGGTATTGGCTTCAACTTTCTAGATCTTCCTGACCCTACAGCTCCTGAAAATATAGACAAACCTGGAGGACGTGGAATTTTCCTTATTAAGCACTTGGCTGACGAAGTTCGATTTACCCAAGAGGGGAAAAGAGTAGAAATCATCTTTTACTTGAATTCGTAA
- the ybeY gene encoding rRNA maturation RNase YbeY, which yields MVDNINFFFEDVEFDFSNEEKVKQWVGDTVAQYDFSVDEINYIFCSDEYLYQINVEYLNHDTYTDIITFDNSEREGEILSDIFISVERVKDNASEFNVSFEDELHRVMIHGILHLVGLKDKTDDEKSIMRSTEKKHLDLRSF from the coding sequence ATGGTCGATAATATTAATTTTTTCTTTGAAGATGTAGAGTTTGATTTTTCTAACGAAGAAAAAGTCAAACAGTGGGTCGGTGATACAGTCGCTCAATATGATTTCAGTGTTGATGAAATCAACTATATTTTCTGTTCAGATGAGTACCTATATCAGATCAATGTGGAGTACCTGAACCATGATACTTATACTGATATTATTACATTTGACAACTCGGAACGTGAAGGAGAGATTCTCTCTGATATCTTTATCAGTGTAGAAAGAGTAAAAGATAATGCCTCAGAGTTTAATGTTTCATTTGAAGATGAACTACACAGAGTAATGATTCATGGGATTCTTCATCTAGTTGGTCTGAAGGATAAAACTGACGATGAAAAATCAATTATGAGAAGTACAGAAAAGAAACACCTTGACTTGAGGTCTTTCTAA
- the mnmG gene encoding tRNA uridine-5-carboxymethylaminomethyl(34) synthesis enzyme MnmG, with protein sequence MYPNYDIIVVGGGHAGCEAAHAAATLGSKVLLITMNMETIAQMSCNPAMGGVAKGQIVREIDALGGMSGIITDKTMIQFRMLNRSKGPAMWSPRAQSDRHMFAREWRLALEANPNVDFWQDMVTELVVTNGKLTGVKTSIGIEFNAKAVVLTNGTFLNGLIHIGEKQFGGGRTGERAAKGLTEQLVELGFESGRMKTGTPPRVDGRSLNWEAMEEQKGDEKPEKFSYSDETKPLEKQRSCYITYTNNEVHEMLKTGFEKSPMFQGRIKGLGPRYCPSIEDKINRFAERERHQIFVEPEGWDTVEIYVNGFSTSLPEDVQYKALKMVPGFENVRIFRPGYAIEYDFFPPTQLHNTLETKLIRNLFFAGQINGTTGYEEAACQGMMAGINAHNNVHEKDPFILSRSDAYIGVLIDDLINKGTNEPYRMFTSRAEYRILLRQDNADLRLTPIGYELGLASEDRFRKMDEKRKNINSLSDFIKDYSVKTKDANPVLEENNISPMPQGMKASQLLKRPEININVLQECSSELKETIAQYSDKEKEEVEILLKYENYIEKEEKLASKLTVLEGYKIPIGFDFSTLKALSAEAREKLNKVKPSTIGQASRISGVSPSDVSILMVHLEK encoded by the coding sequence ATGTATCCTAATTACGATATTATTGTAGTCGGAGGTGGTCATGCAGGATGCGAAGCCGCCCATGCAGCAGCTACACTAGGTTCTAAAGTTCTTCTCATTACGATGAACATGGAAACAATTGCCCAAATGAGTTGTAATCCAGCAATGGGTGGTGTTGCCAAAGGACAGATCGTAAGAGAAATTGATGCATTAGGAGGAATGTCAGGAATTATTACTGACAAGACGATGATTCAATTCCGCATGTTGAACCGATCAAAAGGTCCAGCAATGTGGAGCCCTAGAGCACAAAGTGACAGACACATGTTTGCTAGAGAGTGGCGCCTAGCCTTGGAAGCTAATCCAAATGTTGACTTCTGGCAAGATATGGTCACTGAACTTGTTGTCACGAATGGCAAATTGACTGGTGTAAAAACCAGTATAGGAATTGAATTTAATGCTAAAGCTGTTGTTCTAACAAATGGAACATTCCTAAATGGATTAATCCATATTGGTGAAAAACAATTTGGAGGAGGTAGAACAGGAGAGAGGGCCGCTAAAGGTCTTACTGAACAATTAGTCGAATTAGGCTTCGAGTCTGGACGAATGAAGACCGGAACACCTCCAAGGGTTGATGGCAGGTCTTTGAACTGGGAAGCTATGGAAGAACAAAAGGGTGATGAAAAACCTGAAAAATTCTCATATAGCGACGAAACAAAACCTTTAGAAAAGCAGCGTAGCTGTTACATCACCTATACGAACAATGAGGTTCATGAAATGCTAAAAACCGGCTTTGAAAAGTCTCCAATGTTCCAAGGAAGAATTAAAGGTCTCGGTCCAAGGTATTGTCCTTCTATAGAAGATAAAATCAATCGATTTGCAGAAAGAGAAAGACATCAGATCTTTGTGGAACCTGAAGGATGGGATACAGTAGAAATCTATGTAAATGGATTCTCAACTTCACTACCAGAAGATGTACAATACAAAGCATTAAAAATGGTCCCTGGTTTTGAGAATGTTAGGATTTTCAGACCTGGATATGCTATTGAATATGACTTCTTCCCTCCAACACAATTACATAACACACTAGAAACCAAACTGATCCGAAACCTTTTCTTTGCAGGGCAAATAAATGGTACAACAGGATATGAGGAAGCTGCATGTCAAGGGATGATGGCAGGTATCAATGCTCACAATAATGTCCACGAAAAAGATCCATTTATATTAAGCAGATCAGATGCCTATATCGGTGTATTGATTGATGACTTGATCAATAAAGGGACAAATGAACCATATAGAATGTTTACATCAAGAGCTGAATACCGTATCCTTTTAAGGCAGGATAATGCAGACTTGAGACTAACTCCTATTGGTTATGAACTTGGGTTAGCTTCTGAAGATCGATTCAGAAAAATGGATGAAAAGAGAAAGAATATTAATAGTCTTTCTGATTTTATCAAGGACTATAGTGTCAAGACCAAGGATGCTAACCCTGTTTTAGAAGAAAATAATATTAGTCCTATGCCTCAAGGTATGAAGGCTTCTCAACTTCTAAAAAGACCTGAGATAAATATTAATGTTCTTCAAGAATGTTCTTCTGAGCTGAAAGAAACAATAGCTCAGTATAGTGATAAAGAAAAAGAAGAAGTTGAAATTCTTCTGAAGTATGAAAACTATATTGAAAAAGAAGAAAAACTTGCCAGCAAGCTAACAGTATTAGAAGGATACAAGATTCCAATTGGATTCGATTTTTCAACATTGAAGGCACTATCAGCAGAAGCCAGAGAAAAGTTGAATAAAGTTAAGCCTAGTACAATTGGTCAAGCGTCAAGAATCAGTGGAGTAAGCCCATCAGATGTTTCAATCCTAATGGTGCACTTGGAAAAGTAA
- a CDS encoding Ig-like domain-containing domain, which translates to MKILEITYSFLAIASTVWLVSSCANIQPPSGGPKDTTPPHLLLTIPKNGQTNYTDEKVTLLFDEDIQQEKIKQELIMTPYKKDRTYKVKVRKNKLIMSFLEPLDSNTTYLMDFRNTVKDLTEKNVAQNVILYFSTGSQLDSIAITGQVKDLMTGEPVAEGFVGLYDVNDTLDIEDAQPLYVTATNENGLYIIDRIKKGTYRIYAMEEKDGNFKYNDRIEKIGFKKDSIVIEENIDGIDFNITDYDNKEFNFQKAQKNKQNILLTFNKTVVDYKVNFLDPEFKDSLFSQLTPEGIDIYYIGNQIMKDSVDVNVIAIDSTEQQLDFTTKILFEQSEGDIEDEKDNKGKGTGLFGRKKEETITTTTLDLKVVEPKDKKLVPNSTNEFVLNFDKLVLTILPDSIFFIQSGDTTTFENDIVLNHNRTEASLGTIKADSAFSIQLKKGAFISILKDSTNEQTLSYSIKSEDEYGIIEGLVKGDAPNFFVQLLNDKYEVVEELKNIREFRFEFIKPSDYYIRVLVDENGDGKWSKGNYLERIPPEKVVVFKKKITVQANWEIRREDTIINID; encoded by the coding sequence ATGAAGATTTTAGAAATAACTTATTCTTTTTTGGCTATTGCTTCTACAGTATGGCTAGTAAGCTCATGTGCGAATATTCAACCTCCCTCTGGAGGACCAAAAGACACTACACCTCCTCATCTACTATTGACGATTCCAAAAAATGGACAAACCAATTATACAGATGAAAAAGTTACATTATTATTTGATGAGGATATACAGCAAGAAAAAATCAAGCAGGAGTTAATCATGACTCCTTATAAAAAGGATAGGACTTATAAAGTAAAGGTGAGGAAGAATAAACTTATTATGAGTTTTCTAGAACCACTGGATTCTAATACAACCTACCTCATGGATTTTAGAAATACGGTTAAAGACCTTACTGAAAAAAATGTCGCCCAAAATGTAATTCTATATTTTAGTACAGGTAGCCAACTGGACTCTATCGCTATTACAGGACAAGTAAAAGACCTCATGACAGGTGAGCCAGTAGCAGAAGGTTTTGTTGGACTTTATGATGTCAATGATACATTGGATATAGAAGATGCACAACCTCTCTATGTAACTGCTACCAATGAGAATGGCTTATATATCATCGACCGAATAAAAAAAGGGACATACCGGATATATGCCATGGAAGAGAAAGATGGCAACTTTAAGTATAACGATCGAATTGAAAAAATTGGCTTCAAGAAAGACAGCATAGTCATTGAAGAAAATATTGATGGCATTGACTTCAATATCACTGATTATGATAATAAAGAATTCAACTTTCAAAAAGCTCAAAAGAATAAGCAAAATATCCTACTCACTTTTAACAAGACTGTAGTTGACTATAAAGTGAATTTTCTTGACCCTGAGTTTAAGGATAGTCTTTTTTCTCAGTTGACTCCAGAAGGTATTGATATTTATTACATAGGCAATCAAATAATGAAAGACTCTGTTGATGTCAATGTAATAGCTATAGACTCAACCGAACAGCAACTTGACTTTACCACCAAAATTCTCTTTGAGCAATCTGAAGGAGATATAGAGGATGAAAAAGATAATAAAGGAAAAGGAACTGGTCTGTTTGGAAGAAAAAAAGAAGAAACTATAACTACTACTACACTTGATCTAAAAGTAGTGGAACCAAAAGATAAAAAGCTTGTACCAAATAGCACCAATGAGTTTGTTCTAAACTTTGACAAACTAGTACTGACTATCTTACCTGATAGCATATTTTTTATCCAAAGTGGAGATACTACAACCTTTGAAAATGATATAGTACTGAACCATAATAGAACTGAAGCCTCATTAGGAACAATTAAAGCAGATTCTGCATTTAGCATTCAATTAAAAAAAGGAGCTTTTATTTCTATCCTAAAAGACTCGACGAATGAACAAACACTTTCTTACAGTATCAAGAGTGAAGATGAATATGGAATTATAGAAGGTTTAGTAAAAGGAGATGCTCCTAACTTTTTTGTTCAGCTTTTGAATGATAAGTATGAGGTTGTAGAAGAACTAAAAAATATTAGAGAGTTTAGGTTCGAATTTATCAAACCTTCCGACTATTACATTCGGGTCTTAGTAGATGAGAATGGAGATGGTAAATGGTCAAAAGGAAATTACCTTGAGCGTATTCCTCCTGAGAAAGTAGTCGTATTTAAAAAGAAAATTACAGTTCAAGCCAATTGGGAAATCAGAAGAGAGGATACTATCATCAACATTGATTAA
- a CDS encoding tetratricopeptide repeat protein, with protein sequence MIPKKLVLLLSVILLISSGYAIAQNQQIDLANEYYQNGEFDKALELYNNIAKRKSDIGYIHKNYLDAMLRTEQYKEAKKYLKKMTKSDPENAMYNIDYSRLLMQMQDSSDAKSVMDDYIGKIKHDNAQLRYAALYMIDYGMYEYAEKCYLYGEKNNQEDFYYELADLYALWGKKELMIEKYLELLSNVDNQLEYVEIGLQERLQKDEEFDLLEKTLLKYIQKNPDKIVYNELMLWYYLQRQEFYKAFFQAKAIDKRKKLDGFKVFEIGRIAINNNDYEASIKIFEYLVDKYKGGPVYAVSKKMLIRSKELLVKNTFPVDKDKIQSLVYDYQQIIDEIGIKSTTADAVRNMALLQAFYLNQRDSAVSILQDLIEIRSIPKQVIAQAKLDLGDIYLLKGEPWEATLLYSQVEKSEKETNLGHEAKLKNAKLSYYTGKFQLAKDHLDILKLATSREISNDAMKLSILIDDNLNLDTTEVAMKEYADIDLLVFQGRYEEAIGRYDKMLIEYKGHSLTDEILWEKANMLIKLGEFKEASKSLEQIVEFYQYDIWADDANFLLGDLYENYLDDKEKAMEYYKNQMIKFKGSSYGVEARKRFRALRGDDIN encoded by the coding sequence ATGATCCCTAAAAAATTGGTACTTCTGCTGTCTGTAATACTTCTGATAAGTAGTGGATATGCAATTGCTCAAAACCAGCAAATCGATTTGGCAAACGAGTATTATCAAAATGGAGAATTTGATAAAGCACTCGAACTATATAACAACATCGCAAAGAGAAAGTCAGATATTGGGTATATCCATAAAAATTATCTCGATGCTATGTTGCGCACAGAACAGTACAAGGAGGCTAAGAAGTATCTGAAAAAGATGACGAAGTCTGATCCGGAAAATGCAATGTATAATATAGACTACAGTCGGTTACTTATGCAGATGCAGGATAGTTCAGATGCAAAATCTGTCATGGATGATTATATAGGGAAAATAAAACATGATAATGCACAACTGAGGTACGCTGCTTTGTATATGATTGACTATGGTATGTATGAATATGCAGAGAAGTGCTATCTGTATGGTGAGAAAAATAATCAGGAAGACTTTTATTACGAGTTGGCGGATCTATACGCATTGTGGGGGAAAAAGGAGCTAATGATTGAGAAATACCTTGAATTGTTAAGCAATGTGGATAACCAGCTTGAATATGTTGAGATAGGACTACAGGAAAGGCTTCAAAAGGATGAAGAGTTTGATCTCCTTGAAAAGACATTGCTGAAGTACATTCAGAAGAATCCAGACAAAATTGTTTATAACGAGTTGATGCTATGGTATTATCTGCAAAGACAAGAGTTCTACAAGGCATTTTTTCAGGCAAAGGCCATTGATAAACGAAAAAAACTGGATGGATTCAAGGTATTTGAGATTGGTAGAATAGCTATCAACAACAATGACTATGAAGCTTCTATCAAGATATTTGAATACTTGGTGGACAAGTACAAAGGGGGACCTGTTTATGCTGTTTCCAAGAAGATGTTGATAAGGTCAAAGGAATTGTTGGTAAAGAACACTTTTCCTGTAGATAAAGATAAGATACAGTCATTGGTTTATGACTATCAACAAATCATTGATGAAATAGGGATAAAGAGTACTACAGCGGATGCTGTTCGGAATATGGCATTGCTGCAAGCATTTTATTTGAACCAACGTGATTCAGCAGTATCAATTCTTCAGGATTTGATTGAGATAAGAAGTATTCCTAAACAAGTAATAGCACAAGCCAAACTAGATTTAGGAGATATTTATTTGCTTAAAGGAGAACCTTGGGAAGCTACACTACTTTATTCACAAGTAGAGAAGTCAGAAAAGGAAACAAACCTAGGACATGAAGCCAAACTTAAGAATGCGAAACTCTCTTACTATACTGGCAAATTTCAGTTAGCAAAAGACCATTTGGATATCTTGAAGTTGGCTACTTCCAGGGAAATATCGAATGATGCCATGAAGTTATCTATTCTGATTGATGACAACCTTAATCTTGATACTACCGAAGTCGCCATGAAAGAATATGCGGATATCGATCTCTTAGTATTTCAGGGAAGGTATGAGGAAGCCATTGGTCGATATGATAAAATGTTGATAGAGTACAAAGGACATAGCTTGACTGATGAGATTTTGTGGGAGAAGGCGAATATGTTGATCAAGCTTGGAGAGTTTAAAGAGGCATCTAAATCATTGGAGCAAATTGTTGAATTCTATCAGTATGATATATGGGCTGATGATGCCAATTTCTTGTTAGGTGATTTGTATGAAAATTATCTGGATGATAAGGAGAAAGCAATGGAGTACTACAAGAACCAAATGATTAAATTTAAGGGAAGTAGTTATGGAGTAGAAGCTCGGAAACGTTTTCGAGCTTTAAGAGGAGATGATATCAACTAA
- a CDS encoding SAM-dependent methyltransferase, whose protein sequence is MASQKEWFDEWFNTPYYHILYKNRDYTEAQLFIDNLIAFLGISPEHKLLDLACGKGRHSIYLNHKGLDVEGIDLSEESINYAKQFENDRLHFSRHDMRIPYKHHYFDFVLNMFTSFGYFKTDHEDMFAIEAIAECLKDGGYLVLDYFNTYKVTNSLPIKEEIFRDEMKFDIHKYVDNGFVKKDISFQADGKQHLFTESVKALKRSDFQRYFEGTGLKVIHILGSYSLDKFDKETSDRMIFIVQKV, encoded by the coding sequence ATGGCGAGTCAGAAAGAATGGTTTGATGAGTGGTTCAATACTCCCTACTACCATATTCTTTACAAAAACAGAGATTACACTGAAGCTCAGTTGTTTATCGATAATCTCATTGCATTTTTGGGCATATCCCCAGAACACAAACTATTAGACTTGGCTTGCGGAAAAGGAAGGCACTCTATCTACTTAAACCATAAAGGGCTTGATGTAGAAGGTATTGACCTATCTGAAGAGAGTATCAATTATGCCAAACAGTTCGAAAATGACCGGCTCCATTTCAGCCGTCATGATATGCGTATCCCATACAAACATCATTACTTCGACTTTGTACTGAACATGTTTACCAGTTTTGGTTACTTCAAGACTGACCATGAAGATATGTTTGCCATCGAAGCTATCGCTGAATGTTTAAAAGATGGGGGCTATTTGGTACTTGATTACTTCAATACTTATAAAGTTACTAACAGTTTGCCTATCAAAGAGGAGATTTTTAGGGATGAAATGAAGTTTGATATTCACAAATATGTGGATAACGGCTTCGTAAAAAAGGATATTTCTTTTCAAGCCGATGGAAAACAGCATTTATTCACTGAAAGTGTAAAAGCATTAAAAAGATCTGATTTCCAAAGGTATTTTGAAGGAACTGGTTTAAAAGTTATCCACATTTTGGGCAGTTATTCACTTGATAAGTTTGATAAAGAAACATCTGACCGTATGATTTTTATTGTACAGAAAGTTTAA
- the metG gene encoding methionine--tRNA ligase codes for MSDNKYKRHTVTAALPYANGPLHIGHIAGCYLPADIYVRSLRQRGKDVAFICGSDEHGAAITIKAQKEGVTPKDIIDKYHGINKEAFERFGIAFDIYDRTSSQTHCETAQEFFTTLNDKGYFTIQESEQYYDEKANQFLADRYIVGTCPKCGNDSAYGDQCEKCGTSLSPTDLIEPKSSITGEKPVLKKTKHWYLPMNDHEEWIKEWIVDGKLEGEQHHDPKEWKTHVLGQCKSWIDQGLQPRAMTRDLDWGVPVPVEGGEGKVLYVWLDAPIGYISATKDWAAANGKDWKDYWQKEDTKLVHFIGKDNIVFHCIIFPIILKAHGNYVLPNNVPANEFLNLEGAKLSTSRNWAVWLHEYLDEFPGKEDVLRYVLTSIAPENKDSEFTWKGFQERNNNELVATLGNFVNRALVLTNKYYDGTVPARGELSDYDKEVLEAMSTFPAKIEKLIESYSFKEAQIEMMNLARLGNKYLADTEPWKLVKTDPARVETIMNIAIQITANLAVVMYPLLPNTAEKIQQMLKMDVLDWGLSGDADLIKTGHTIGKAELLFEKIEDAVIDAQIEKLEQTKLSQQAVEPQKDETSFDDFMKMDIRIGTILAAEKVKKAKKLLQLTVDTGIDKRTIVSGIAEHFSPEEIIGKQVSVLVNLAPRKIRGIESEGMILMAEDKDGSLSFISPTKQVTEGSTVR; via the coding sequence ATGTCAGATAATAAATATAAAAGACATACGGTCACTGCAGCACTTCCATATGCTAATGGCCCATTGCATATTGGACATATAGCTGGATGTTACCTTCCTGCAGATATATACGTTAGGTCATTAAGACAAAGGGGTAAAGATGTAGCTTTTATCTGTGGTAGTGATGAGCACGGAGCTGCTATCACCATTAAAGCACAGAAAGAAGGTGTTACACCTAAAGATATCATAGACAAATATCATGGCATCAACAAAGAAGCTTTTGAGCGTTTCGGAATTGCCTTTGATATTTATGATAGAACATCCTCTCAAACACACTGTGAAACGGCTCAGGAGTTTTTCACAACACTGAATGATAAAGGTTACTTTACAATTCAGGAATCTGAGCAGTACTATGATGAAAAGGCGAACCAGTTTTTGGCTGACCGTTACATTGTAGGTACATGTCCTAAATGTGGCAATGATAGTGCATACGGCGATCAGTGTGAGAAGTGTGGTACTTCATTGAGCCCAACTGACCTCATTGAACCTAAGTCTTCTATTACTGGCGAAAAACCTGTTCTTAAAAAGACCAAGCATTGGTACCTACCAATGAATGATCATGAGGAATGGATCAAAGAATGGATTGTAGATGGAAAACTCGAAGGAGAACAACACCACGATCCAAAAGAATGGAAAACACACGTATTGGGGCAATGTAAATCTTGGATTGACCAAGGGCTACAGCCTCGTGCTATGACGAGAGACCTTGATTGGGGTGTACCTGTTCCTGTAGAGGGTGGAGAAGGTAAAGTACTTTATGTATGGTTGGATGCTCCAATTGGTTATATCTCAGCAACTAAGGATTGGGCTGCTGCAAATGGTAAAGATTGGAAAGACTATTGGCAGAAAGAAGATACAAAACTGGTGCACTTTATTGGTAAGGACAATATCGTATTCCACTGTATCATTTTCCCTATCATACTTAAAGCACATGGCAATTATGTATTGCCTAATAATGTTCCTGCAAATGAGTTCCTGAACTTGGAAGGTGCAAAACTTTCAACATCAAGAAACTGGGCTGTATGGTTGCATGAATATCTGGATGAATTCCCAGGAAAAGAGGATGTACTAAGATATGTGTTGACATCGATCGCTCCAGAGAACAAGGACTCTGAGTTTACTTGGAAGGGCTTCCAGGAAAGAAACAATAACGAGCTGGTAGCCACCTTGGGTAATTTTGTAAATAGGGCATTGGTATTGACTAATAAGTACTATGACGGTACTGTACCGGCACGAGGTGAGTTGTCTGATTATGACAAAGAGGTGCTGGAAGCAATGAGTACTTTCCCTGCCAAGATTGAAAAACTTATAGAGTCTTACAGCTTTAAGGAAGCTCAGATTGAAATGATGAACCTTGCTAGACTTGGAAACAAGTACTTGGCAGATACTGAGCCTTGGAAATTGGTAAAGACTGATCCTGCAAGAGTAGAAACCATCATGAATATTGCTATTCAGATTACAGCCAATCTTGCAGTAGTGATGTATCCATTGTTGCCAAACACTGCTGAAAAAATTCAGCAAATGCTGAAAATGGATGTATTGGATTGGGGCCTATCTGGAGATGCAGACTTGATCAAAACAGGACATACAATCGGAAAAGCTGAATTGTTGTTCGAAAAGATTGAGGATGCTGTAATTGATGCTCAAATCGAAAAGCTTGAACAAACAAAACTGAGTCAACAAGCTGTAGAGCCACAAAAGGACGAAACATCTTTTGATGACTTTATGAAGATGGATATCCGTATCGGAACCATCCTTGCAGCAGAGAAAGTGAAAAAAGCAAAGAAGCTGCTTCAACTGACTGTTGATACAGGTATTGATAAGAGAACGATTGTAAGTGGTATTGCTGAGCACTTCTCACCTGAGGAGATCATTGGTAAGCAAGTTAGTGTTCTAGTTAACTTAGCCCCTAGAAAGATTAGAGGAATCGAATCTGAAGGAATGATCCTGATGGCAGAAGATAAAGACGGTTCACTGTCATTTATTTCGCCAACAAAACAGGTAACAGAAGGAAGTACAGTAAGGTAA
- a CDS encoding flavin reductase family protein: MKTINPKDVSTGAFHRNMLGAVAPRPIAFASTIDKDGNVNLSPFSFFNAFSANPPVMVFSPARRVRDNTTKHTLENVLEVPEVVINIVTYNMVEQMSLSSTEYPKGINEFLKSGFTELPSETIKPPRVAESPAQFECKVIDIIQLGNEGGAGNLIVCEVQRAHFSEDILDESGIVDTLKLDPVGRMGGNWYVRANGDALFEVEKPLTTLGIGIDKLPQEIKESPILTGNNLGKLANVEKIPTLEELEQVQSFTVSGHPHDLARTLLDGDKIMEAWKVLLT, translated from the coding sequence ATGAAAACCATCAACCCTAAAGATGTAAGTACAGGAGCTTTTCACCGCAATATGTTAGGGGCTGTAGCGCCAAGACCTATTGCATTTGCTAGTACCATTGACAAAGATGGTAATGTAAACCTGAGTCCATTTAGCTTCTTCAATGCGTTTAGTGCTAATCCTCCAGTAATGGTATTTTCACCAGCAAGGAGGGTTAGGGATAATACTACTAAACATACATTGGAAAATGTACTGGAAGTACCTGAAGTGGTTATCAATATTGTTACTTACAATATGGTAGAGCAGATGTCACTTTCTAGTACAGAATACCCAAAAGGGATCAATGAGTTTCTAAAGTCAGGTTTTACTGAATTACCATCAGAGACGATTAAGCCTCCTAGAGTAGCAGAATCACCTGCCCAATTTGAGTGTAAAGTAATTGATATAATTCAATTGGGTAATGAAGGCGGTGCTGGAAACTTGATTGTATGTGAAGTACAAAGAGCGCATTTTAGTGAGGACATTCTTGATGAGAGTGGAATTGTAGATACACTCAAGTTAGATCCTGTTGGAAGGATGGGAGGTAATTGGTATGTAAGAGCTAATGGAGATGCTTTATTTGAAGTAGAAAAACCTCTTACTACATTAGGAATAGGTATAGATAAGTTACCTCAAGAAATAAAGGAAAGCCCGATACTGACAGGAAACAATCTTGGAAAGCTAGCAAATGTGGAAAAGATACCAACATTAGAAGAATTGGAGCAGGTACAGAGTTTTACAGTATCTGGACACCCACATGATTTAGCTAGAACATTGCTCGATGGAGATAAAATAATGGAAGCTTGGAAGGTATTATTGACGTAG